Genomic window (Argopecten irradians isolate NY chromosome 2, Ai_NY, whole genome shotgun sequence):
gaCGGAGTGCCCGCACGCGAATTCGGGGCATCGGGGGGCATCTTATGCCCCCGAGTCAGTTGCGCCCCTGTAGTCGATGAGGTAAGTCGTGTTCTCGATCTCGGAACCGATAACCTAGGGTCTACGTAACTCAGCCCCTATCTTCCCATGTAAATGGCTTTGGTGTATTAAGTGTGATGTCATAGTTAGGCTATTAATAGAACAGGGGTTTTACAGCTTGTCTATTCGGTTTATTTACATTAGCGACGCTGTCAAGGTCGTAGACTTGCGGTAGTTCCAGATAGTGTGGTACTACAATAGATTAGTGGGaatagaaatagtattaattTGTTGTGGGATACTACTATAAAGAAAATAGTATTTATCTGTCATAAGTGAATTAATGTGGAGTTATACTATTGAGATCTATTCTACTGTAGctataatgtattataactgttaGATATTGTACTGTGTGTTATCTGTAATCTCCTGGTTGTTTATATGgccatgtaaataataatacaaatactgAAACTTGATTTACTGAGTTTGTCAATTCTGTCACTGAGTGGTTGAACTTAAATATCTATAGCCTTGCTACCAAAGGCGTAATAGTGATACCTCGCTACCAGAGGTTGTACCTGTAGAAACCTTGTTACCAAAGGTGTAAGTTGTACCTCGCTACCAGGGGTTTGAACCTTGTTACCAAAGGTTATAGAGCACCTCGCCTACCAGAGGGCTATACTATTTAAGTAGACTCGAGCACGTTacattggtggcagcggtgggatccAGTATAGAACTAGTACCTTATAGAACCACTCAGTGTCAGTGACAGTATTATTGTAGTTTTGAAATCTCAGTATTAAGATGCCTAAAAATTCAAAGAAACGTAGAGCACAGACAGTTGCTAGGGAAGATAGGGACACCGATAGGAATTTAGGCCAGAAACAGTCAGAAAGGGTAGTAGAGATCAGTGGGAAAGGTTTGGGGgacattataaatgttgaagTAGAGGGTAAAAGAAAGAGACAAAAACCTATAAGATATAGGGATGATAGTGGTGATGAAGTAGAAGATATACAAACCCCAGAGACCAATCCTGACCAGGGAGACAATACTGACCAGTTGGTGACCATGGAAATGTTTACAAACCATCAGAAGGAAATAGGAACCATGTTGTCAGAAATAATGGACAGACTAGATAAGATGGAAGTACCTAAGACTCCTACTCGGTTATCAGACAGTGAGAGTGACTGTTATTATGACCATGATCAGTGTAGAGAGGAAAGTAGACAAGACCAGTCTACTAGGGTTATCCCTGAACGACCCATATAGAGTGTCACACCAGACAGAAAGAGACATTAATAGACATGACCAGTCTAATAGAATAGATAGACCATTATATCAACATGACCAGACCTGTAGAGACATTAATAGACCTGACCAGTCTAACAGGGTAGGTAAACCGTCATATCaacatgaccataactgtaatCAAAGTTATCAAGGAGAGTCTCACTGGACAGATCACCACAGAACTGACCATGCTGACCAATTTTACTTCGGTGAGACACATGACCAGTGTTATGGAGATAAGGGGAGGGAGATATGTGTACGTCCTAGAGATGATATAGAGTTAAGCCCTTACCGATACCATAGCAACACCAATCAGGACAAAGTTTCGTACTCAAAACCTGACAGCTATGATGGAAAAACCAGCTGGACTGAGTATTTGACTCATTTTAATCTGGTGGCTTCAATCAACCGTTGGACTTCGGAAGTAAAAGCTTTAAAGCTGGCCTCTTGCATGGCAGGTACAGCACGAAGTATATTAGGGGATCTGAAACCTGAGCAGTTGAGAAGTTTTGAACAACTGGTACCAACACTTACCGCCAAGTTTGAACCAAGGAACCAGTGTGAGATGTATAGGGCACAGGCAGAGTCAAGGACGAGAAAGAACAAAGAATCTCTGGTATCATTAGCACAAGATGTGAAAAGATTAGTTAGGCTAGGATACCCTACTGCACCCACAGAGGTCAGGGACAGTTTAGGTTATCGATACTTTAGAGATGCTTTAAATGACCAAGATATGGAATGGGCTGTTTGTCAGGGTAGCGCTGAAAACATAGATGAAGCACTGAATTTAGCCCTTAAATTTGAGGCTTTCAAGACTGGCAGAAGTAAAGGGAGAGGTGACCGCCAGAGTTTCAGACAGATAACAAATGATGCTGATGAGAACAGTGAGAATGACCCGATTGAACACTTGGTAAGGAGAGTTGATGATTTACAGAAACAGGTCCAGAATCCTAATAACATCAAATGTTACAAATGTCACAGACAGGGACATATAGCAGCAGAATGTAAAACGAGACGTGTCTGTTTCAACTGTCAGAAACCTGGACATTTTGCAGCAGACTGCAAGGAGGCGTCTCAGCCAAATCAGAAGAAATATAAGAGTCAAGGTCAGAACCAAGGTCATaagaaaggtcaaggtcagaacCAAAGGGGAAAACAAGACAAAGCCGAGCATTTAAACCACTAGAGGTTGAGACAGAGGGGTATGCCTCAGCCGAAACATTACTTAGTAATGAAGAGAGACCCCAACATGTTTTTGAGATTTCAAATAAGGGAACCAAACAAGATGGACTTTTCATATGGACCAAAGTATATCAAAAAGAGGTAGATTGTTTAATTGATACAGGAGCAACCATATCAGTAATGCACAGTAAGGTGTACCAAAGTTTACCTGCTGGAGTGAGACCAACATTGGAGTCTGGATGTGGAAAGCTTAGAATGGCAGATGGAGAATTAGTTACACCCAAAGGAATAGCTACATTTCCTCTTAGAATTACAGGAAATCTTTACACATGTAAAATGATTGTGGCGGATATAGAAGTACCTATAGTACTAGGATATGACTTCCTAAAGACCTATAACGGGGAAATAAACATAGGGAAAGGAACAATTAGTTTGAATGGTAAACAGATACCATGTCATTTAGAGAGCCAGAGGTCTAAAACGGTATTTCGTATAAGAATGGTTCAAGATACCGTTATACCCCCAGCTGCTGAGGTCATTGTATCGGCAGAGGTCATTGGTGATAGTCCTGTAGAGCCAAATGCTATGGTGGAAAGGGGAAGTAAgtcattaaatgataaaggGATCTTGGTCGGAAGGTGTATATTTGATACGCGAGAGGAGTTAATACCAGTAAGAGTAGTTAACCTGTCCGATAAACCCCAGACATTATTTAAACGAACAGTTACGGCCGAGTGTGAAACCATAAGACCTGATCAAGTGACATCCATTCCAGACAACAGCGTGTCTGACAGAGATACAAAACTTAGGCATATGGATACTGCAGAAGGAACTCTACCCCCTCACATGGAACAAGTATTGGAATCATGTGGAGATCATATCAAAGATGAACAGAGAGAGCAAGTAAGGGCAATACTACAGAAACATAGTAAGGTCTTCGCTAAAAACAAGGACGATTTGGGGAAAACAGGAATTGTCCAACACAAGATCGATACTGGACATGCACATCCAATCAAACAACCACCTAGGAGAATACCATTGGCTAAAAGGGAAGATGCAGAAGCAGAAATCAAAAGGATGTTGAAGACTGGAGTGATCAAACCCTCAAAATCACCATGGGCTAGTGGCATTGTGCTAGTgagaaagggagacaactcttggCGTTTTTGTGTAGATTACCGTAAGCTCAATGAAGTAACCGTAAAAGACTCGTATCCATTACCCAGAATAGATGACTCACTGGATACCTTAAGGGGATCCAAATGGTTTTCAGTCATCGACCTTCAAAGCGGCTACTGGCAAGTAGAAATGGATCCAAAAGACAGAGAGAAAACAGCTTTCTCAACCACCAGTGGATTGTTTGAATTCAACTCCATGCCTTTTGGACTCTGTAATGCTGCTGCAACCTTTGAGAGACTCATGGAGTGTATCTTAGCTGATGAGAGGGGCAATTCAGCTCTGATTTACATTGATGATGTGATTATTTTTGCCGATACATTTGAACAACACTTGGAAAGGTTAGATGTTATACTGGGAAAGATAGGGGGAGCAGGTCTTAAAATATCACCAAAAAAATGCAGGCTTCTACAAAGAGAGGTAAAATTCCTGGGCCATATAGTAAATGAGCAAGGCATAGCACCAGACCCATCCAAGTCGGATGCAGTTTCAAATTGGCCGCAACCTAAGTGTGTGAGAGAGATACGTAGCTTCCTAGGAACAGTCTCATACTACAGGAAATTTATTAAAGGCTTTGCAAATATAGCCAAGCCTTTGCACAAGCTCACAGAGAAAGAAGAGAAATTCCATTGGACTGAGGAATGTCAGACAGCATTTATGACTTTGAAAAGGCTctgattacctcccctgtacTCAAGTATCCAGATGTAAAGAAACCGTTTGTTATAGACACAGATGCTAGTAACTTCGGAGTGGGAGGTGTCCTATCACAGCAATATGAAGATGGCGAGCACCCGATCTGTTACTTTAGTAGAACATTGACAAAGGCAGAAAGACAGTACTGTGTAACTCGGAGAGAGTTGTTGGCAATGTGTTGAAACAGTGAAACACTTTCATCACTACTTATATGGGGCAAAGTTTCTCATAAGAACTGACCATGGAGCCTTAAATTGGATTAAGCGTTTCAAGAATACTGAAGGACAACTAGCCAGATGGTTGGAATTATTGGACacatatgattatactattcagCATAGACCAGGGCGTATACATGGTAACGCAGATGGTTTGTCGAGGAGAGGATGTGACCAATGTAAATTCTGTCAGAAAGTGAAGGAGGCTCGTCAGCAACAGGACAATGGAGATATTTTACCTGAAACAGAAAACAGAAATGATATAATTAGAACGGTAACAACCAAATCCAGTGGTTGGACACAGGAAATCCCACAAAATGAGTTGAGAGACCAGCAACAGAAGGATGAAACCCTCAAATATATATGGCAGTGGAAAAAGGCTGGATTACGTCCTAAGTGGAAGGATATTGCATATTTATCAGGGGACGTAAAAGCATACTGGGCTCAATGGGATAGAATTGAGTTAAAAGATGAAGTACTACGTCGTCGTTGGGTCAAAGAGGGATCAGAAAATGTAGTGTGGCAGTTGATCTTACCAAAGAAGTTCACCGAGGACATTATACGGAAGTTACATAGAGATCCGGGATCAGGACATCTGGGCATTACTCGAACGGCAGCCAGAGTAAAGGCCAGATTCTATTGGACTGGAGTAAACAGGACAGTGAGGAGAGCGGTAGCACACTGTCCTGAGTGTCAGTCCCGGAAACAACCTAGGCGCAGTACCAGAGGAAAAATGGGACAATATCAAGTAGGAGCTCCCATGGAGAGAATAGGGTTGGATATTATGGTTAACTTACCAGAGTCCTCGAAGGGTAACCGTTATTTACTAGTTATAACTGACTACTTTACACGGTGGGCAGAGGCTTTTCCTATGCCAAATCAGGAGGCTAGTACTGTAGCTGATATCTTGTTGAACAATTTCATTACTCGCTTTGGAATACCAAAACAAATCCATTCGGATCAAGGGAGGCAATTCGAGTCGAACCTCTTCAAAGAATTATGTAAGCGGCTTGGAATTGAGAAAACCCGCACTACTCCTTATCATCCACAAGGAGACGGTCTTGTAGAGAGGTTGAATCGCACGATAGAGGATATGCTAAGCAAGATGGTGTCTAAGGACCAAAAAGATTGGGAAGAGAAATTACCACTAGTGATGTACGCATATAGGTCGTCTGTACATGAAAGTACTAATGAGACCCCAGCTATGATGATGCTTGGACGTGAAGTGGAACTTCCTGTGGACCTTTTATATGGCAAACCCCCGACAGATGAGACTCATCTCGAGAGAACCTCAGTGGATTACTTAGAGAACCTTTGGACCAGAATGTGGGCTGTACATGACCTTGCACGTAAACAGATGACTCGAGCGAGTGACAGACAAAAGAGACACTATGACCTAAATGCTTCGACGACAGTATATAAACCGGGAGATGCTGTATGGGTATACAACACAAGGTTACAGGGTGGTAGTAGAAAGTTAACCAGACCCTGGGAAGGTCCATACATTATAATTCAACAGTTGTCAGACCTAGTGTACAAAGTAAAGAGGGCACCTCGTTCTAAAGTAAAAATAGTAAACATGCAGAAGTTAAAGCCATACCTGGGCAGGGTAAAGAAGTGGTTCGTACCCTCGTCAGATAGGATACTCAGGCCATAGAGACAATCAGGAGAAAACCTATATGGATATTTGATAGTACACCAAATATTAAAAGATTGTTTGTATTCATATGTTTCAGAGAAACATATCACCATGTCTCACCAACATTATGTTACCTACAAAGGAGAGCGTTACCTGCAGGCAGCGCAACCAACCCCCCTTCATCAGTGTGACGATTGCGGCAAGAGGTTTTACAGCAGAGGCCAGCTGAATCGGCATGTCAAGTCGGTACATGGGCCACGTTTGTATTGCCATATGTGTAACTTTTCCACTCCTGGAGCGAGGGCCTACCGATTGAGGGAACACATGAGGGACCATCAGGAGAGACCCAGTCCTAGAGGGAACCCAAGAGGGAGACGGCCGAGGGAGGTGGCGAGGGATCAGGTGACATTTGACCCACCTAGGAGGACGGACATCACACCCCCTCAGACCAGTATGTTGGATAGGTGTCCTCCATCCCCTCTGTTGTCAGAGTGGGGGACTTCGCCGCTTGTGGTTCTGGGAGAGGAGGTGGACCTTTTGGGCCTGGGCGACATGGAGCTCCCTGAAGTGAAGATACTAGCATCTACACCAGTGGTGGAGACAGCGACCAGTGGGACTATTGTGGCTCAACAATCGACACAGGGTGGCGCCGAGATGGTGGAGGATGTAGTTGTGCCGGAGGATATCCTCATACCCGGGACGGCTGTGACAGCTGAGGAGCCTATGCCTACTGAGACAGCACAGGTACCCCAGGCTAGCCATGACCATAGTATGTTGGACAGTAAGCAGACTGTTTTGAACTTCGAGTACTTGGCAGAGGATCCGCGGTTCTTTTTCTTGGGTGCCCCTAGTTCTATCCTGGAGGGGAATACTGCACAACTCTTGAAGAAGAACAAGAACAGAGCGAGGAGCCAGGGACAGCAATTCAAACGATATTTTGTGCCCGAGGGATTTCTCAGTGTGCGACGTGTAGAGAGGGCGACACTTCCAGACGGGACGACGTATCAATTGACCGACTTTTGGACCAAGGACCCTGAATGTAAGAAGACTTCCGACAAGGCGACGCAGACGTAGACCAATTTTAGTAGGTAGTTGGGATGGGGGGTggatatttctaatattttgatattaatagGCCTATGTAAATGATTTGTATCTTTATAGTAATTACTAGCGAGTAATTTTAAACTTTTCACATAGTGCCACAATAGTGTGTTGTGTTAGTATAACCAAACACTAGTAAGAATGTTGACGAGTGACGGTGTATATTATATAGGTACAGTGTGTATTTAGTACCATGCTATTGTCATATAGTGTAAGaattattataattgtatagtgttatacaaggtaaatatttcTGTGAGTGGTACATAGAGATTTATGTGAAGACTGGTGAGAAAGTGTACATGTTTGTACATCCAATATTTTTATACTAGAAGAGTTAGTAGTAAACTCAGAAGTATGATACAAGAGAATAGAGAATATTTAGAGAGTTTGAAAGTGGTGTGTAATCATTAAGCACATTTATCGATAAATAATTTTTAGTCCatgtttattaatttaattgttatatcCTTGATAGTGTAAATATAAACGACGTAATTTAAGACGAATGTAACCGAAGAATAAGAATTGTACagaaatatcatgtttatgtgTATATCTTTAACTAATTCATTATTTGTGATAGTTTAGCCCACATAGCATAAGTATAACTACATGTGGAAGATGGTAAACTACACCTTATGTTGTATTTAGGTATGTCCGGGGCGGACATTTTAGTGAGGTGGGAGTAATGTAGCGTGACTAGAATTACGTctattgtacatatatctatagatGGTTATTATGGTCATCATTCCATGTATTAAGTAAAGATAAGTTTGTAATGTTTAATATACGATGACATGTTTACGTTTACAGTTGTACTAGCCGGCCATGTGACTGGATGAAGTTTGTGAGATTGTCGTATTGACCCGCGGTAACAATACGTGTTACGATTATTCTAGGTTTTAGCGAGTTGTATCTTATCTACGCGATGTCGAGTTTACCTATATATTACGGTCGTTAAGTGATGTTATTTGCCATCTTAGGCATCGTGAATCTTGCAAACTTCAGACAGCCTTTTCCGCTTCGACTATTGTGTTGCGCATGTCCGCGCTTGGGAATCACATTTCCGGTTTGGTTATtttggccagccaatcagcgtgaCGGAGTGCCCGCACGCGAATTCGGGGCATCGGGGGGCATCTTATGCCCCCGAGTCAGTTGCGCCCCTGTAGTCGATGAGGTAAGTCGTGTTCTCGATCTCGGAACCGATAACCTAGGGTCTACGTAACTCAGCCCCTATCTTCCCATGTAAATGGCTTTGGTGTATTAAGTGTGATGTCATAGTTAGGCTATTAATAGAACAGGGGTTTTACAGCTTGTCTATTCGGTTTATTTACATTAGCGACGCTGTCAAGGTCGTAGACTTGCGGTAGTTCCAGATAGTGTGGTACTACAATAGATTAGTGGGaatagaaatagtattaattTGTTGTGGGATACTACTATAAAGAAAATAGTATTTATCTGTCATAAGTGAATTAATGTGGAGTTATACTATTGAGATCTATTCTACTGTAGctataatgtattataactgttaGATATTGTACTGTGTGTTATCTGTAATCTCCTGGTTGTTTATATGgccatgtaaataataatacaaatactgAAACTTGATTTACTGAGTTTGTCAATTCTGTCACTGAGTGGTTGAACTTAAATATCTATAGCCTTGCTACCAAAGGCGTAATAGTGATACCTCGCTACCAGAGGTTGTACCTGTATAGAAACCTTGTTACCAAAGGTGTAAGTTGTACCTCGCTACCAGGGGTTTGAACCTTGTTACCAAAGGTTATAGAGCACCTCGCTTACCAGAGGGCTATACTATTTAAGTAGACTCGAGCAcgttacatatacatacactgtacaatGCCTGTACCTTTTTGTGATGTTATTATTGAGAGAGAAAAAGAAACTGGTAATGGAGGCAGACAATTTCATCATGCTCCCTTACCTCTAGGTCCTCATttggattttattttctatattacaCTGATATGCATGATTCCATTCATATTATCTGGTATGGGATATGAATGCCTggattacatttttttttcttcgatTGCATGGTTAAAGATTGTTTGAAACACAAAATCAGGAAAATACATTTAGTTCAACATTTGTCATCATTTCATtatatgtatagatattatTCCTAATTAATAGATCAAACTTGTTCAGACTCTAAGGAGCATTGTGCTGTTATTGTCATTTTAATTAAAGAATGCACTTATATGTATTAAGATGAAATTCAtgtaaaagttaatatataggaCACCCAAAAGTCACAGATTATTAAGTGGTTCTGATTAAGTGTAcacatttaaatataatatataagctACAGTTATATGTCAATTTAATGTCAATAGATTTATGTTATCTGAAATGGTTATACATTATAACTATTGCGcatgtaaaaatatcaaaaacatattaCACTTCTGAAGGAAAGTTGTCAAAAGTGTAAAATCTTTTCTGCTAAAAGCTAGAGTATTGGTAGCTAATGAAAGCTATATCCAAATTTATGTCAAATGCCATCATTACTATTCATTACTTGTCATTTTAAAGAATGCACTaatatgtattaaaatcaataaaatgaccaaatatatattattaatattaattattttccaaaagcAAAAGACCCTTCCCAATAATGaattgaaacaaaatgtttatttttttctattttcaagAGATTAATATCTAGATCCAGAAATACTATTGGCCTCATCTGAACCTCCTCAAATGTGCCATATATCTGTTACAGTTAAGGCTCCCCAGTAGTTTCACCCtaaatcttatttatttatttattttcaagtgTTGAAGTGAATACTTTTGCTACCTTTTATGACAATGATCTGTGGGATCATCTCAACAACTTGTGATTTGTGTCTTCATTAAGTTAGCTGTGCTATAATCAGATCTGTTTTTTCACCCATTCATTTATTCTTAAAACTTTCTATTATACATT
Coding sequences:
- the LOC138315007 gene encoding uncharacterized protein: MSHQHYVTYKGERYLQAAQPTPLHQCDDCGKRFYSRGQLNRHVKSVHGPRLYCHMCNFSTPGARAYRLREHMRDHQERPSPRGNPRGRRPREVARDQVTFDPPRRTDITPPQTSMLDRCPPSPLLSEWGTSPLVVLGEEVDLLGLGDMELPEVKILASTPVVETATSGTIVAQQSTQGGAEMVEDVVVPEDILIPGTAVTAEEPMPTETAQVPQASHDHSMLDSKQTVLNFEYLAEDPRFFFLGAPSSILEGNTAQLLKKNKNRARSQGQQFKRYFVPEGFLSVRRVERATLPDGTTYQLTDFWTKDPECKKTSDKATQT